From the Leptospira biflexa serovar Patoc strain 'Patoc 1 (Paris)' genome, one window contains:
- a CDS encoding ethanolamine ammonia-lyase subunit EutB — protein sequence MSYQIVIGKKTYQFQDLKQVLAKASPLRSGDQLSGIAAADQKERIAAQMVLADIYLSDFLNVELIPSDIDEVTRLILTSHDKVSFQTISHLTVGGFRDFLLSETTDAQVLESIRMALTPEMVAAVSKLMSNQDLILVSQKINIVTKFRNTIGLPGRLSVRLQPNHPTDDLKGIAASILDGLILGSGDAVIGINPATDHIPTCITLLEMLDTIIQKYSIPTQSCILTHVTTSMQVMQKGAPVDLVFQSIGGTEDLNKSFGINLSMLGEAREMALSLKRGTIGDHVMYFETGQGSALSAGAHHGIDQQTLEVRAYAVARKFSPLLVNTVVGFIGPEYLYNGKQIIRAGLEDHFCGKLMGLPMGVDICYTNHADADQDDMDTLLTLLGVAGCNFIMGIPGADDVMLSYQSTSFHDALYLRQVLGLRPTPEFEQWLLDFGIFSKGKNFLPIENQMVALFENGMRI from the coding sequence GTGAGTTATCAGATCGTCATCGGGAAAAAAACCTACCAGTTCCAAGACTTAAAACAAGTTTTGGCGAAAGCAAGTCCTCTTCGTTCAGGCGACCAACTTTCTGGAATCGCCGCGGCGGACCAAAAAGAAAGGATTGCCGCGCAAATGGTGTTAGCTGATATTTATTTGTCTGATTTCTTAAATGTAGAATTAATTCCATCTGACATTGATGAGGTGACAAGGCTCATACTTACGTCTCATGACAAAGTTTCTTTCCAAACCATTTCCCATTTAACGGTGGGTGGATTCCGAGATTTTTTGCTTTCAGAAACCACGGATGCACAAGTATTAGAATCCATTCGAATGGCTCTCACTCCTGAAATGGTTGCTGCCGTTTCGAAACTCATGTCCAATCAGGATTTGATCTTAGTGAGTCAAAAAATCAATATTGTCACAAAGTTTAGAAATACAATCGGATTACCAGGTCGTTTGTCTGTTCGTTTGCAACCAAACCATCCTACCGATGACCTCAAAGGGATTGCTGCTAGTATCCTGGATGGATTAATACTTGGAAGTGGTGACGCCGTAATTGGAATCAATCCCGCGACGGACCATATCCCCACTTGTATTACATTATTAGAAATGTTGGATACAATCATACAAAAGTATTCGATCCCGACACAATCTTGTATTCTAACGCATGTTACTACTTCCATGCAAGTGATGCAAAAAGGAGCGCCGGTTGATTTGGTTTTCCAATCCATCGGTGGAACAGAAGATTTAAATAAAAGTTTTGGAATCAATCTTTCTATGTTGGGAGAAGCAAGAGAGATGGCACTTTCACTCAAAAGGGGAACGATCGGTGATCATGTAATGTATTTTGAAACAGGTCAGGGAAGTGCTTTGTCTGCCGGCGCCCATCATGGGATTGACCAACAAACATTGGAAGTACGAGCATATGCAGTTGCCAGAAAATTCTCACCATTACTTGTGAACACTGTTGTTGGTTTCATAGGACCTGAATATTTATACAACGGTAAACAAATCATCCGTGCTGGATTAGAAGACCATTTTTGTGGGAAACTAATGGGGTTACCGATGGGAGTTGATATTTGTTATACAAATCACGCAGATGCGGACCAAGATGATATGGATACCTTACTCACTCTTTTGGGAGTGGCCGGTTGTAATTTTATCATGGGAATTCCTGGCGCAGACGATGTCATGTTATCTTACCAAAGCACATCGTTTCATGATGCATTGTATTTGAGACAAGTTTTAGGACTAAGACCAACACCTGAATTTGAACAATGGTTGCTTGACTTTGGGATATTTTCCAAAGGGAAAAACTTTTTACCAATTGAAAATCAAATGGTGGCTTTATTTGAGAATGGAATGAGGATTTAG
- the eutC gene encoding ethanolamine ammonia-lyase subunit EutC yields the protein MSDLDQWKQFTQARIGLNRVGGSIATKEMLKFRLDHANAKDAVNQEPNWELIQKQSNELCQIYGIQNIFIKSQVSSKQEYLLRPDLGRRISEESKLSLFPYNLGYDLSIVCIDGLSAKAIDDNLISFLELFFAKIQNTNLSIAPLVLSRWGRVALGDEIAEILKAKICIVIIGERPGLSAADSLGIYLTYEPKLGFTDESRNCISNVRPLGLPFSLAVEKTIYLIKECLLQKKSGVLLKDQMPGEIKPLNEKKIIPIQPTVD from the coding sequence ATGTCAGATTTGGACCAATGGAAACAGTTTACCCAAGCAAGGATTGGCCTCAATCGAGTTGGTGGATCGATCGCAACGAAAGAGATGTTAAAGTTCCGTCTGGACCATGCGAACGCAAAGGATGCTGTGAACCAGGAACCAAACTGGGAGTTAATCCAAAAACAATCGAATGAACTTTGCCAAATATATGGAATCCAAAACATTTTTATCAAAAGTCAAGTTTCTTCGAAACAAGAATATTTGTTAAGGCCTGATTTAGGAAGAAGGATCTCTGAAGAATCAAAGCTGAGTCTTTTTCCATACAATCTTGGTTATGATTTGAGTATCGTTTGTATCGATGGATTATCTGCCAAAGCCATTGATGATAACCTAATTTCATTTTTAGAATTATTTTTTGCAAAAATTCAAAACACAAATCTTTCAATTGCTCCTTTGGTCCTTTCAAGATGGGGAAGGGTTGCCTTGGGAGATGAAATTGCCGAGATTTTAAAAGCAAAAATTTGTATTGTGATCATCGGGGAAAGACCAGGTCTCAGTGCTGCCGATAGTTTGGGAATTTATCTTACTTACGAACCAAAACTTGGTTTCACCGATGAAAGTAGAAATTGTATTTCCAATGTGAGGCCACTCGGACTTCCATTCTCACTTGCTGTAGAAAAAACTATCTATTTAATCAAAGAGTGTTTATTGCAAAAAAAATCAGGTGTCCTCCTGAAAGACCAAATGCCTGGTGAAATCAAGCCATTGAATGAGAAGAAAATAATACCAATCCAACCAACAGTCGATTGA
- a CDS encoding cysteine-rich CWC family protein translates to MKEDKNSPQNANCLSEGISNPKHEEKICPNCLRIFECKVGSIQLCQCTKVNLTKAESEYLANQYHDCLCFQCMETLAFEYRVNRKLLELPWGL, encoded by the coding sequence TTGAAAGAAGATAAAAATTCCCCCCAAAATGCAAATTGTTTATCCGAGGGCATATCCAATCCAAAACATGAAGAAAAAATTTGTCCAAATTGTTTACGCATCTTTGAATGTAAAGTAGGTTCCATCCAACTCTGCCAATGCACTAAAGTCAATTTGACAAAAGCGGAATCTGAATATTTGGCGAATCAATACCACGATTGTTTGTGTTTTCAGTGTATGGAAACTTTGGCCTTTGAATATCGAGTGAATCGTAAATTATTGGAATTGCCTTGGGGACTATAA
- a CDS encoding alpha/beta hydrolase family esterase, giving the protein MTKRIHRFNSILLCICLIAFCGCERGCIRSAIKDRFQKKMRDLPAPITNSDLSQSITTPGDYLFSILHQEIPRYYKVHVPKTYTGKESVPLLFVFHGGGGDMEIQSNEEYYHQISKSEEIGNIVVFPNGYSEYKSGKIATWNAGNCCGEAKKQNIDDLGFVKSILKHLKQKLNVDEKRIFSTGMSNGAMMSYQLACFMTEDFAAITAVAGTDNTIDCKPQKPISIFHIHAKNDDRVLFYGGAGSSFTDRTLVTDFVSVNKSISKWVQFNGCQTVPKIVLKNQGAQCEEYSGCKDGVKVKLCVTEDGGHSWPGGKKPSILLGGGPPSKAISANEEMWDFFKSL; this is encoded by the coding sequence ATGACAAAGCGTATCCATAGATTCAATTCAATTCTTCTTTGTATTTGTCTCATCGCATTTTGCGGATGTGAACGTGGTTGCATTCGTTCGGCAATAAAAGATAGGTTCCAAAAAAAAATGCGAGATTTACCCGCGCCTATCACCAATTCGGATCTATCCCAATCCATCACCACACCAGGAGATTATTTATTTTCCATTCTACACCAAGAAATTCCACGATACTACAAAGTACATGTTCCCAAAACTTACACGGGAAAAGAAAGTGTTCCACTGCTCTTCGTCTTTCATGGAGGTGGTGGTGATATGGAGATTCAATCCAATGAAGAGTATTACCACCAAATTTCAAAATCAGAAGAAATCGGCAATATTGTCGTTTTTCCCAATGGTTACAGTGAATACAAATCAGGGAAAATAGCGACTTGGAATGCTGGTAATTGTTGTGGAGAGGCTAAAAAACAAAACATCGATGATCTTGGTTTTGTTAAATCAATCTTAAAACACCTAAAACAAAAATTGAATGTTGATGAGAAAAGAATTTTCTCCACTGGCATGTCAAATGGTGCTATGATGTCGTACCAACTTGCATGTTTTATGACGGAAGATTTTGCCGCGATAACGGCAGTCGCAGGGACTGACAATACAATCGATTGTAAACCGCAAAAACCAATCTCCATTTTTCACATCCATGCAAAAAATGATGACCGAGTTTTATTTTATGGTGGAGCCGGTTCAAGTTTTACGGATAGAACACTTGTGACTGATTTTGTCTCTGTTAATAAGAGCATTTCTAAATGGGTGCAGTTCAACGGCTGTCAAACAGTTCCAAAAATTGTATTGAAGAACCAAGGAGCTCAGTGTGAAGAATATTCAGGTTGTAAAGATGGGGTTAAAGTGAAACTTTGTGTCACAGAAGATGGAGGTCATTCTTGGCCAGGTGGGAAAAAACCCTCCATTCTGTTAGGTGGAGGGCCGCCTTCAAAAGCCATCTCTGCAAATGAAGAGATGTGGGATTTTTTCAAATCCCTATAA
- a CDS encoding LLM class flavin-dependent oxidoreductase produces the protein MSVELSILDLVFINQGETPRDAIQNSVQVAKAAESLDYKRIWIAEHHNFPSIASAATSVVIGHIASHTNTIRVGAGGIMLPNHSPLVIAEQFGTLESLYPNRIDLGLGRAPGTDQLTLRALRRDAMASQHFPEDVKELIEYLSSEKEEGKVNAIPGFGTNVPVWILGSSLFGAQLAALLGLPFAFASHFAPTYLKDAVSIYKKQFRPSAHLEKPYVMMAMNVIAADSDPEAEYLFSSVQQSFLGILRNKRTPFPPPVASMDLLWSETEKQMANQMLSISAVGDAKTIKSKINQILSDIVVDELMVVSSIFDTSKRIRSLEILMGIKDQILVSST, from the coding sequence TTGTCCGTGGAACTTTCAATATTAGATTTAGTTTTTATCAACCAAGGTGAAACACCAAGAGATGCAATTCAAAATAGTGTCCAGGTAGCGAAAGCCGCAGAATCTTTGGATTATAAAAGAATTTGGATCGCAGAACATCATAATTTTCCATCCATTGCAAGTGCCGCAACATCAGTTGTGATCGGTCATATCGCATCTCATACCAACACCATTCGAGTCGGTGCAGGCGGGATCATGTTACCAAACCATTCACCTCTTGTCATCGCAGAACAATTCGGAACATTAGAAAGTTTATACCCGAATCGAATTGATTTAGGTTTGGGAAGAGCACCAGGAACAGACCAACTCACCTTACGAGCATTACGTAGAGATGCAATGGCATCCCAACATTTCCCAGAAGATGTGAAAGAACTCATTGAATACTTATCTTCTGAAAAAGAAGAAGGAAAAGTAAATGCAATCCCAGGTTTTGGAACCAATGTACCTGTTTGGATTCTAGGTTCGAGTTTATTCGGTGCTCAACTTGCCGCTCTACTTGGATTACCATTTGCATTTGCTTCTCATTTTGCTCCAACATATTTGAAGGATGCTGTTTCTATTTACAAAAAACAGTTTCGACCATCCGCACATTTAGAGAAACCTTACGTGATGATGGCAATGAATGTGATCGCCGCTGATTCAGATCCAGAAGCAGAATATTTGTTTTCAAGCGTACAACAATCATTTTTAGGTATTTTAAGGAACAAACGCACACCCTTTCCACCACCAGTTGCCTCAATGGATTTACTCTGGTCAGAAACAGAAAAACAAATGGCAAACCAAATGTTATCCATTTCTGCTGTTGGTGACGCAAAAACCATCAAATCAAAAATAAACCAAATCCTTAGCGATATAGTAGTGGATGAATTGATGGTGGTATCTTCTATTTTTGATACATCCAAACGGATCCGTTCCTTAGAAATCCTGATGGGAATCAAAGATCAAATTTTAGTATCTTCGACTTAA
- a CDS encoding cryptochrome/photolyase family protein, with amino-acid sequence MKKALLILGNQLFDLSSIIPKEKRLEYSVFIREDNELCTYYRFHKQKILFFFLAMRAYAEELKSLGFFVHYEHYDPNSESYENQFLNFIQVNNIQEIHFFEIEDTFFETRMLSCFQKTGIKWIQHKSPMFLTSRNDFKAYLQTHKKPFMKTFYEAQRKTFNILLNEKSEPIGGKWSFDSENRKKLPKNYCAPNLPKIKFSKNEIKTFDTVDTHFPNHPGNTKDFWLPTDRKGAKLWLQDFLKERFVQFGPYEDAFSLDFPFLQHSVLTPFLNVGLLTPKEVIESTLDYAKKNSVPMESLEGFIRQIIGWREFIRGIYQNFGAKQESINYFGHKRKLTKHWYDGTTGIPPLDFVIQKCNLYGYAHHIERLMVVGSLMVLFEIDPKDAYRWFMEMFIDSSDWVMGPNVYGMALFSDGGIFATKPYICGSHYYQKMGSFPKGDWELAVDGLYWSFIETHKDQFSKNPRTSVLVGNLHRMQKERKEIIFHSARLWKETLTTLN; translated from the coding sequence ATGAAAAAAGCCCTTCTGATCCTCGGGAACCAACTTTTTGATTTGAGTTCCATCATTCCGAAAGAAAAACGATTGGAATACAGTGTCTTTATCAGGGAAGACAATGAGTTGTGTACTTACTATCGATTCCACAAACAAAAGATTTTGTTTTTCTTTTTGGCAATGCGGGCTTATGCGGAAGAATTAAAGTCTCTCGGATTTTTTGTCCATTACGAACATTATGATCCAAACTCAGAATCGTATGAAAATCAATTTTTAAATTTCATCCAAGTAAACAATATCCAAGAAATCCATTTTTTTGAAATCGAAGATACATTTTTTGAAACAAGAATGTTATCCTGTTTTCAAAAAACTGGAATCAAATGGATCCAACACAAATCTCCAATGTTTCTCACTTCGCGAAATGATTTTAAAGCATATTTACAAACACATAAAAAACCGTTTATGAAAACGTTTTATGAAGCGCAAAGAAAAACTTTCAACATTCTATTAAATGAAAAGAGTGAACCCATTGGCGGAAAGTGGAGTTTTGATTCTGAAAATCGAAAAAAATTACCCAAAAATTATTGTGCACCTAACTTACCGAAAATCAAATTCTCAAAAAATGAAATAAAAACCTTTGATACAGTGGATACTCATTTCCCAAACCATCCAGGGAATACAAAAGATTTTTGGTTACCAACGGATAGAAAAGGAGCAAAACTTTGGCTACAGGATTTTTTAAAAGAAAGGTTTGTTCAATTTGGTCCTTATGAAGACGCATTCTCACTTGATTTTCCTTTTTTACAACATTCAGTATTAACTCCATTTTTAAATGTTGGATTATTGACTCCCAAGGAAGTGATCGAATCCACTTTAGACTATGCAAAAAAAAATTCTGTCCCCATGGAATCGCTGGAAGGTTTTATCCGCCAAATCATTGGTTGGCGTGAATTCATTCGAGGGATTTATCAAAATTTTGGAGCTAAACAAGAGTCAATAAACTACTTTGGCCACAAACGAAAACTCACCAAACATTGGTATGATGGAACAACCGGGATTCCACCTCTCGATTTTGTCATACAAAAATGTAATTTGTATGGTTATGCACATCATATTGAACGATTGATGGTCGTTGGATCTCTTATGGTTTTGTTTGAAATTGATCCAAAGGATGCTTACCGCTGGTTTATGGAAATGTTCATTGACTCTTCCGATTGGGTGATGGGTCCGAATGTTTATGGGATGGCACTCTTCAGTGATGGCGGCATATTTGCCACCAAACCATATATATGTGGATCCCACTATTATCAAAAAATGGGTTCGTTTCCGAAAGGTGATTGGGAATTGGCTGTGGATGGACTTTACTGGTCCTTCATCGAAACCCACAAAGATCAGTTTTCCAAAAACCCACGCACTTCTGTCCTCGTTGGAAATTTACACCGAATGCAAAAAGAAAGAAAGGAGATCATTTTCCACTCGGCAAGGCTCTGGAAGGAAACTCTCACCACACTCAACTAA
- a CDS encoding cellulase family glycosylhydrolase, whose product MNVPTKTKSHWKLYASSLLITLHLYCAPNEEGIKNLLPLLQTSNGSLGTETPIQGIGKLNVTTSVLSHDLTHTDSNDERNLTVTNKSYGNFLDAIWIDGLGREVSFRGFNVSGNVKLAEHGFKPFRNTNDTDEALKGLTKTTGSNLIRYTIAWEGVHPEVDTIDEAYLNDVVSQIKRVTSKKIYVLIDYHQDLFSRHLFNANSWHTGNGAPLWITKNGNYPKEYCGFVCASWSQNNLTNEAIRRAFRNFWNNAPVNTSAGVRNMQTEYLWQITQTVTYLKNHLSPEEFSYIIGLDPFNEPVDGGMEGLTPKRWDNEKLWPMYQKIRTILNQNGWENKWVFAEPLVFWNTNIGSAIAPATGGGHLNAPPGPGFVFNSHFYDAGRMGVDLTGIDNATYFKYLDEIRTEARFLKIPMFLSEFGMWLKGTGAKDTPRMINAVYQAMEISDKGQSTKTRFADFYNPIVSGTQWHWDYYYDRHAEYKNGNPSKLITTKDAWNDEDFSVVGNYGTSFNVDPFVIARAYLRKSQGRIMTSHYNAVGFDTWNKMFSWAAIKPGNNEVKYFGDKRFLFVIWRGRHSNAPSEFYLPPHFDQSKILVITEKKIQMNSIPNAPLNEPNEMVLKNDPNREIGSGNVLYLWDDLDPLENESTSYHYALIVNRENVTYPLATLQDLQSKLNQRILVEGKSPIYLIGKMTYGGYPNEQ is encoded by the coding sequence ATGAACGTGCCCACGAAAACAAAGAGCCACTGGAAACTTTATGCCAGTAGTTTGCTCATCACCTTACATCTATATTGTGCTCCCAATGAAGAAGGGATAAAAAACCTACTTCCCTTACTTCAAACATCAAATGGTTCCTTGGGAACCGAAACTCCAATCCAAGGGATAGGAAAATTGAATGTTACAACATCCGTTCTCTCCCATGACTTAACTCACACAGATTCAAATGATGAAAGAAATCTGACTGTGACAAACAAATCCTATGGAAACTTTTTGGATGCCATTTGGATTGATGGACTAGGAAGAGAGGTTTCCTTTCGAGGTTTTAATGTTTCTGGAAATGTAAAATTGGCAGAACATGGATTCAAACCATTTCGAAATACAAACGATACGGATGAGGCCCTGAAAGGTCTAACCAAAACGACTGGATCCAATTTAATTCGTTATACAATTGCATGGGAAGGAGTTCATCCAGAAGTAGATACGATTGATGAGGCTTATTTAAATGATGTCGTTTCTCAGATCAAAAGAGTGACATCAAAGAAAATTTATGTTTTGATTGATTACCACCAAGACTTGTTCTCTCGGCACTTATTCAATGCAAACTCATGGCACACAGGGAATGGTGCACCACTATGGATCACTAAGAATGGAAATTATCCAAAAGAATATTGTGGTTTCGTCTGTGCGAGCTGGAGCCAAAATAATTTAACCAACGAAGCAATTCGAAGAGCATTCCGAAATTTTTGGAATAATGCCCCAGTGAATACTTCTGCCGGTGTTCGAAATATGCAGACAGAATATTTGTGGCAAATTACGCAAACTGTTACCTATCTCAAAAATCATCTATCACCTGAAGAATTTTCGTATATCATTGGTCTTGATCCATTCAACGAACCGGTTGATGGAGGGATGGAAGGACTGACTCCTAAACGATGGGATAACGAAAAACTTTGGCCCATGTACCAAAAGATTAGGACCATACTCAATCAAAATGGCTGGGAAAATAAATGGGTATTCGCAGAACCACTTGTATTCTGGAATACAAACATAGGTTCGGCGATCGCACCTGCCACTGGCGGAGGGCATCTCAATGCACCTCCAGGACCTGGATTTGTTTTCAATTCACATTTTTATGACGCAGGTAGAATGGGAGTCGATTTGACGGGGATTGATAATGCCACTTATTTCAAATACTTAGATGAAATTCGAACGGAAGCACGTTTCTTAAAAATCCCTATGTTCTTAAGTGAATTTGGAATGTGGTTAAAGGGAACAGGAGCCAAAGACACTCCAAGAATGATCAATGCTGTGTACCAAGCAATGGAAATTTCAGACAAAGGGCAAAGCACAAAAACAAGATTTGCCGATTTTTACAATCCGATTGTATCGGGAACCCAATGGCATTGGGATTATTATTATGACCGTCATGCAGAATATAAGAACGGGAATCCATCCAAACTCATCACAACAAAGGATGCTTGGAATGATGAAGATTTCTCTGTTGTCGGAAATTACGGAACGAGTTTCAATGTAGATCCATTTGTGATTGCAAGAGCTTATCTAAGGAAATCGCAAGGTCGGATTATGACTAGCCATTATAATGCAGTTGGATTTGATACTTGGAATAAAATGTTTTCTTGGGCCGCCATCAAACCTGGAAATAACGAAGTAAAATACTTTGGTGACAAACGATTTTTATTTGTGATCTGGCGAGGAAGGCATTCGAATGCTCCGTCTGAATTTTATCTTCCTCCTCATTTTGATCAAAGTAAAATTTTGGTGATCACAGAAAAGAAAATTCAAATGAATTCAATTCCAAATGCTCCGTTAAACGAACCGAATGAAATGGTTTTAAAAAATGATCCTAACCGAGAGATTGGTTCAGGAAATGTTTTGTATCTTTGGGATGATTTGGATCCACTCGAAAATGAATCAACTTCATATCATTATGCACTCATTGTGAACCGAGAGAATGTAACGTATCCGTTGGCAACATTACAAGATCTCCAATCAAAATTAAACCAACGAATCCTAGTAGAAGGGAAAAGTCCTATTTACCTCATAGGTAAGATGACATATGGTGGGTATCCAAACGAACAATAA
- a CDS encoding NmrA family transcriptional regulator, translating into MNQLDVPIRLGSRKSSPSFDWQKPETWAPIISGVDHIYISYQPDLAVPNSIHDIQKLLEIANQFKVKRIVLLSGRGEPEAIACETLVENSGMEWTILRSSWFSQNFSEGMFLGQILERKVVFPKLNAREPFIDLDDLTDLAVDALVNEKHIGKRYELTGPELLSFQDAFGCIAKELNESIPFEEIPLDEYIAMLGEFGLDQKTIWLIQYLFETVLDGRNESVLNDFERAMGKKPKNFQSYVKETMESGVWNLP; encoded by the coding sequence TTGAACCAACTTGATGTTCCCATCCGATTGGGATCAAGAAAGTCATCGCCTTCTTTTGATTGGCAGAAACCTGAGACGTGGGCTCCAATCATCAGTGGAGTGGATCATATTTATATCTCGTACCAACCTGATTTAGCCGTTCCAAATTCGATTCATGACATCCAAAAACTTTTAGAAATTGCAAATCAATTCAAGGTGAAACGTATTGTTCTTCTTTCCGGAAGGGGTGAACCGGAAGCAATCGCCTGCGAAACGTTAGTTGAGAATTCAGGAATGGAATGGACCATTTTGCGATCCAGTTGGTTTTCTCAGAATTTTAGTGAAGGTATGTTCCTCGGCCAAATATTAGAAAGAAAGGTTGTTTTTCCGAAATTGAATGCACGTGAACCGTTTATTGATTTGGATGACCTAACGGATCTTGCTGTTGATGCATTAGTGAATGAGAAACATATTGGAAAACGATATGAATTGACTGGACCAGAACTTCTGAGTTTTCAGGATGCATTTGGATGTATCGCAAAAGAATTAAATGAATCCATTCCGTTTGAAGAAATTCCCTTAGATGAATATATAGCAATGTTAGGTGAATTTGGCCTGGACCAAAAAACAATTTGGCTCATTCAGTATTTGTTTGAAACGGTTTTGGATGGAAGAAACGAGTCCGTTCTGAATGATTTTGAAAGGGCTATGGGTAAAAAACCAAAAAATTTTCAAAGTTATGTAAAGGAAACAATGGAATCGGGAGTTTGGAATTTACCATAA
- a CDS encoding helix-turn-helix domain-containing protein has product MTTILMHVTKRKIPIELKYVAKDLYIYESKNSKKEILTFFADGFPGLVFFHSHSQVKVIVGELSKVMEPVFLYGQTLEPIQIEIEGPFFFVMVQLFPSFVEETLEIPISELTNSCWTIKKEEWQSESGFESSIQKHSSEMAADAILQFVKSKAKKFSPDLTLHNCIETILESNGSCEIQNIANELGISERTLQRKFQKSVGLTPKQFATIIRFHTSLHGLNEDKNIKLTDIAYENGYSDQSHFIRQFKSFTKEKPFQFREKKGNMSGSSNF; this is encoded by the coding sequence TTGACTACAATTCTTATGCACGTAACCAAAAGAAAAATTCCAATCGAACTTAAATATGTGGCAAAAGATTTATACATTTATGAATCAAAGAATAGTAAAAAAGAAATTTTGACTTTTTTTGCAGATGGATTCCCAGGGCTTGTATTCTTTCATTCCCATTCGCAGGTGAAAGTAATCGTAGGCGAACTATCTAAAGTGATGGAACCAGTTTTTTTATATGGGCAAACTCTGGAACCAATTCAAATTGAAATCGAAGGACCGTTTTTTTTTGTTATGGTTCAATTGTTCCCAAGTTTTGTTGAAGAGACCTTGGAAATTCCGATTTCGGAGCTCACAAATTCTTGTTGGACCATAAAAAAGGAAGAATGGCAAAGTGAATCTGGATTTGAATCTTCCATTCAAAAACATTCATCTGAGATGGCAGCAGATGCTATCTTACAATTTGTAAAATCGAAAGCTAAAAAATTTTCTCCTGATTTGACTCTGCACAACTGTATTGAAACCATTTTGGAATCAAATGGAAGTTGTGAAATTCAAAACATTGCAAATGAGTTGGGTATTTCCGAGAGGACATTACAACGAAAATTCCAAAAGTCTGTAGGATTGACTCCGAAACAATTTGCGACAATCATTCGTTTTCATACAAGCTTACATGGATTAAATGAAGATAAAAATATCAAATTGACTGATATAGCATATGAAAATGGTTATTCTGATCAATCCCATTTTATCCGACAATTTAAGTCGTTTACCAAAGAAAAACCTTTCCAATTCAGAGAAAAAAAAGGAAACATGTCGGGTTCGTCCAATTTTTAA